GCCTCAAACAGTTACGACGGTCGCGCGTTACTTGACTCCAAGCCCCCGCAACACAGCATTACCCTTGGACGTCAGACGAATATGCGGAGTACCCGCATCGCTCGAAACGGTCTCGACGAGACCCGCTTCGTAAAGCTGCGGAATTTCAGGTTTCGCGGACGCATCGATCGGCGCGTGCAACAACAGCAGCAGCGTCGCGAGTTCGTGATGGCTCAGCAGACGGCGCAGGATAGTGGGCCGCTTGGCCGGTGTTTCGTTGGCGTTCGGTTCGGGCTGGTTCATGGAGCACACCTTGTGCGGGGACATGTCCGGGGGATCATGCGGACGAAGTCTTAAACGATTCTTAAGACTCCATTGTCCTGTAATACTGTGACATGAACATTGCAATGGATCAGATTCTCGCGCCCGGAACTTCGGTTTTATGCGCAACCAAGCCTTACGGCGCGCAGGTTTTGCCTGCCGATTCGATCCACAGGTTGCTTACATGACGCTTGCCCGCATAGAAACGGTAAGTTGTCGCACCGTTGTCGCTGCGTACCTTGACGATGTTCGAGTCGCCGAAGTCGAGCATCTGGCCTTGCGGAATCGAGGTCGACTTGAATGCGGCGTTGTGATGATTGGCCATCTGCGTCAGGCAGGCGACCACGTCGTCGACGGAACGCTGCGTCGTCGTGTCCGTGACGGGCTCGCCGGAATCCGGGTCTTTCTGGAAATACGCGCAAGCGCTGAGCAGTAGCGAAAGGGACAGGACCGCAGCGAACTTCTTCATATGTCTCCTGGCGTTGATTCGGCGATTAGGGCCGCAAGCAGGCGCCATTATAGCGACCCGGCGACCCGGCTCCGGTCGGAGACGCAGATCGCGTGCCTGAGCCGCCGCCCCGCCTTCCCGCCTGCGCCTTACTTGCGCCGCTGCGCCTGCGCCGCGAGCCGCACCGCCGCATTGGCCGCGCCATAGCCGTCATAACCGCCGCGCCGTTCGACGATCTCGAGGAAAAAGCGCTGGTCGAGTTGCTCCGTATAAGCGTGGAAAAACTCGCCGCCGCGTTCATCGCGGTCGTACAGGATATTGTTCGCGCGCATCGCTTCGAGCAGCGTGTCGGACAGCGCGTAACGGGCCGCGAGGTCGTCGTAGTAATTGCGCGGAATGCGCAGGAGCGGCACACCATCGGCGACGAATTCGGGGATCGCGCCGAAGATATCGCTGGTGCTGAACGCGACGTGGTTGAGGCCGGAGCCGTGATACGTGTGCAGCGCCTCGGCGACCGCCGTATGGCGATCCACCGATGCGTTCAGCGCGATCCGCACCGAGCCGTCGGGGCTGCGCAGCGCACGGCTGCGCACGAGGCCGTACGGATCGGGCACGAGCACGCCCGGCTCGGCCAGGAAGCCCAGCGCGGTACGCAGAAACAGCACCCACGTATCGAGCGCGTTTGCCGGCACCGACAGGCACACGTGATCGATGCGCTCGAGCGGTCCCACCTCGGTAGGCCCGTTGACATCGGTCAGCACGAAATCGGCTTCGAATAGCGTGGGCTGGTCCGGCGTTTCGTCGACGAAATAGTTGAGGCTGCCGTCCGGCGCCTGCACGGCAGGCAGCACGCGCTCGTTCGGCCCGATCTGGCCGGAGAACGGCGCGTAGCCGAAGCCGGCGGCGCGCTCGAACGCCTGGCTCGCGTCGTCGACACGAAACGCCGACGCGCACAGCGACAGGCCATGCTGCTGGAAAAACGCGTTCGCGAACGAATCGGGCTCGGCGTTCAGCACGATCGATGCCGCGCCGTGCTGATAAAGCGTTACGTCCTTCGAGCGATGCTGGCCGGCCTGGCGAAAACGCAGCCTGCCGAGCCAGTCGGCGAGCTGCGCGCGGGTTGTGTCATCGACTGCGAATTCGAGGAACTGATAGCCGACGTGCGCGGGCGCCGCGGGCGAGCGGTACAGGTCGCTGGTCGTCTTCTGCGGCTGTTGTTGCGCTTCGAGGAGCGCGCGGGTTTGCTCTTCGAGGAACAGCAGCGAGCGATGGCCGTCGGCGGCCGTGATCGTGGTGGGGGCGGCGCGAAAGCCGTCGTTGAAGATTTCCAGCGAAAGCGGGCCCTTGTAGCCGGCTTTGACGACCTGCGCGGTGAAGTTCGCGAGATCGAAGTCGCCCTGGCCGGGGAAGCAGCGGTAGTGGCGGCTCCATTCGAGCA
The genomic region above belongs to Paraburkholderia sp. HP33-1 and contains:
- a CDS encoding bifunctional sugar phosphate isomerase/epimerase/4-hydroxyphenylpyruvate dioxygenase family protein, whose translation is MQHSIATVSISGTLVEKLSAIRAAGFEGVEIFENDLLYFDGSPADVRRIADDLGLKIMLFQPFRDFDGVSPERLERNLDRAKRKFDVMHELGTDRILVCSNVSPDTICDDSLMIDQLGALARAAEAAGVIAGYEALAWGKHVKTYRHAWKLVDAVNHPSLGLVLDSFHTLSLNDTPDAIADIPGERIAFVQIADAPKLAMDVLEWSRHYRCFPGQGDFDLANFTAQVVKAGYKGPLSLEIFNDGFRAAPTTITAADGHRSLLFLEEQTRALLEAQQQPQKTTSDLYRSPAAPAHVGYQFLEFAVDDTTRAQLADWLGRLRFRQAGQHRSKDVTLYQHGAASIVLNAEPDSFANAFFQQHGLSLCASAFRVDDASQAFERAAGFGYAPFSGQIGPNERVLPAVQAPDGSLNYFVDETPDQPTLFEADFVLTDVNGPTEVGPLERIDHVCLSVPANALDTWVLFLRTALGFLAEPGVLVPDPYGLVRSRALRSPDGSVRIALNASVDRHTAVAEALHTYHGSGLNHVAFSTSDIFGAIPEFVADGVPLLRIPRNYYDDLAARYALSDTLLEAMRANNILYDRDERGGEFFHAYTEQLDQRFFLEIVERRGGYDGYGAANAAVRLAAQAQRRK